The Microbulbifer sp. TB1203 nucleotide sequence CATTTTCCAGGCAATCCATCTCCGCGTGCAGCACGGCACTCTTTTTCTGTACCCGCTGGTTGTGTCCGCGCCCGATAATCCTGCCGTCGCAGACCAGTACCGAACCTATGGGAATACCGCCCTCGGACAGTCCCGCCCTGGCCTCGTCGATGGCTGCCTGCATAAACTTATCCATAAGCTGGTCCCATTAAACTGTTATGCATTCTCAAGCAGGTCTTTCAATGCCTTCAGGTCCCTCTCGACGGCAGCCCTGTCTTCGGCGAACTGCTCTTCAGACATGTCCGGCTGCCGGATCAGGGTGAACAGGAACTCGCTGCCCTCGCCATTGGGCATAACCCGCATGGGGTTATGGACAGTAAGTCCCGACGCCAATTGCACGTCGTGGTCCATGACACCAAAAGGGTTCCGCTCCGTAAACTTTATCTTCACCCTGCCAAAGGGCGCATCCGCGACCCATTCATCCCCTTCCTTCTCAACCCGGGAGCTCGCCAGGCCGGCGGCCCACTGCGGCAGGTTAGCGGGATCCGAGGCGAACCCATAGACCTCCTCCGGCGGGCGATCTATATAAATGCTGATATGTTGAACCTGGTGCATAAAACCATCTCCTGCCCACCTGCTATTCATTGCTCCGCATCATCGATAGCCGAGAGAGTCTCCTTCCCCGGCATATCCGTGTCGCCCTCTTCCGCTATCTCCACGAAAGATCCTCGACATAACCAGGCGGTAGCTCATATAGGCAAACACACAGCCCACCAGCAGCGAGGTGATCTTGTAGGAAATCAGGGAAAGTATGATGTGAGAATCCAGTTCCACTTGTTGGCCTTCTTGTATTTATTGTTGGCGAACCCGAATGCCATCTGGCACTTGTATCAGACGGAAATCAGCCTATTCGCGCTACCAGGTCGCGAACCGTGGCGTAAATTTTCTTGTCTGCCTCTTATTTATCAACCATATCTTCCCACGCTTCCACCACGAATTCACCGTTTTTTAGGAAAACCCGGTACAGTTGGTCGAAGCCTTCCTCATAACCTGGCAGTTGAAGCTTGTTGCGGGTTGCCCTGATGCCCACCTCGGGAATTCGCTCCCTTCCCTCTCTCAGCGCATTTCTCCGCAGGCACTCTTCCAGGCCGGCGGCAAAGTAGTAGCCCACAACCTCGAAGCGGTGCTCCCTGAAGCCACTGATGTACCTCCGCCGGCAGTCCCTGGTGGGGTTTGTGTTGTCGATGACTACCGGCTGCTTCGACTCTAGGCAGGCATTAAAGAGAATCTTCTCTCTATGCCTTGTCTTCAGCATGTCCAGGTTGAGGCGGATATGAGTTCGATAGAAGTGCTCGAGATAAAAGAAGGATTTGCCACTGGCTTGAAGGCCGATAAATATTACTCCTTTCATGGCGGAAACCCTCTTTGGTAATCGCCAAATCCTGGCCTACACAATTAGCGCGCCGATTTTCCACTATGGGTCCGGTTGATCAGCGCTGATATCAGACCACACCGCAAACTCATTACCGCAAGGCTCGGTGAAATGAAAACGCCTGCCGCCCGGAAAGGAAAATATGGGCTTTACTATCTTGCCTCCGGATTTTGCCACTTTCTCCAGCGTGCCTTCCAGATCGCTACTATAGAAAACCAGCAATGCCGCCCCGTTTTCCGTCGATGAATTCATATCCGCCTTAAAGAAACCGCCGTCGAGACCCTGATTGGAAAACGCCGTGTAGTCGGGGCCATAGTCTACAAATGACCAGCCAAAGGCGTTTTCAAAGAAGGCTTTGGTGTCGGGAAGGCTTCTTGATGGCAATTCGACATAATTTAGTTTTTCATGTTCGCTCATAAGTTACCCTCATTTGCGAATGTATAGATCCACATTCGCATTATGCTATTTCATTTCTAACTCAGACTAGTGCGTTTAAATCGTTATGTACTTGTTGCTAGCCCGGCAATGGGTACGGTAACAAAAACAGATGCAGGGCATTCACACCCCAATGCGCTAGCACACAAGCCCAGAAGTTACGGCGCAGATACCAGAGCAGCGAATAGCAAAAGCCGGCGACGCCCACCAGGGTCAGCGCCAGCAGCGAGGCTGCCCAGCCGATGTGCAGCAGGGTAAATATTGCCGTCACCAGCAATATCGCTATCCAGCGCCAACGCCCCAGCAGTTCCTCGGTGCCCCGCTGCAGTACCCAGCGGAAGAAACCCTCCTCGCTGATGCACACCACCAACAGGTTGACCATTGCGGCGACGACGATAGCAACACCGAACTTGGGCGACAGGCCAATCGCCGCCAGCCCGCACAGAAACGGCAGCGCCATTGCAGCCAGGATATAGGGAAGGTCCGCCCGCTTTAGCCAGCAGCGCTGTCGCACCATAAATGCGACTACTGCTATGGCAATCACCACCTTACCGGGATTGAAGCTGGCGTAGATGGTGTTGCCAGCGGCGTCGCTATAGGGCGGCAGCAGCTCGATGCGCGCACCGCCGGGCAGAATGCCCAAGGCGACGACCAGCATCAGCAGTGCGGATATCAGGTAGCCGAGGGCACGTTTCCAGCCGCTGTGGGCTTCGATTGCGCAGAGCGAAAGCCAGATCAGTGGAGCGGCGGCGCCGGTCGGGCCGAAGGGAATGGCGCATAGCAACAGCAGTGCGGCTGGCAGCAGATAGCTGTAGCCGAGGCGCCTGATGTCAAATGATCCTTCCCTGTGTTCAATCCTTTGTTCGATGGGCATCGCGTCCTGTCTGTCGGTTGGGAATTCAGCCGTTAAAAGTAGCGCGCATGGACCGGTAAGTCAGCTTCATTTTTGCCGGGTCCAGCGGCGCACTGAAAAAGCCGTGGTAGTGGCCGCGGGGGTTGATCAGTACCACCTGGGAACCGTGGTCGATGGTGTACTGGCCGTCCTCGAGCGACACCCTGTTGAAGGGCACGTTGAGCTGGTTGGCGAAGCGCTTGAGATTGAGGAATTCGCCGGTGACGCCGCGGAAATCGTCATTGAAATAACGCACATAGTCGCGCAGCTGCGCGGGGGTGTCCCGTTTGGGGTCCACGGAGACCAGCAGGATATCGGTATCCGCGCGGGTTTCCTCATCCAGGGTCTGGTAGAAACTGTTCAGGGTGGCCAGGGTGGTGGGACATATGTCCGGGCAGTGGGTGAAACCGAAGAACACCAGGGTCCAGCGGCCGCCCAGGTCTTCCGTCTGGAAGGGCTCGCCGCTGTCCGCCAGCAGCTCGAAATTGTCCAGGATACGCGGGCGCTCGAGCTTGACCGCGCCGTTGGCGCGCAGCTCGGAGTCGCTGATCACCCGCGGCTGATTCAATTTGTGCAGGAAACCGGCGAGTACGGCGAGCATAAACAGCACCAGTACCGCGACGGTTAGAAGGATACCGCGCTTTTGTTCCGCTGTAGGTTTATTGGCCATGGGATTACACCGCAATCAAATAATGGTCCAGCAACATGATGCAGAAGAGCGCCATCAGGTAGACGATGGAGTACTTGAAAGTCTCCATACCCGCATTGGGATTTTTGTCCCGCAGCATTTCCACCGCCCAGTAGACAAAACCCAGCCCCAGCACCACGGCGCCGAGGAGGTAGAGCCAGCCGAGCATCGCCGTGGCGAAGGGCAGCAGGCTGACGGCGAACAAAACGAAGGTATAGAGCAGGATATGTAGCTTGGTATAAGCGACGCCGTGGGTCACCGGCAGCATCGGGATATCCGCCTTGGCGTATT carries:
- a CDS encoding SRPBCC family protein, whose translation is MHQVQHISIYIDRPPEEVYGFASDPANLPQWAAGLASSRVEKEGDEWVADAPFGRVKIKFTERNPFGVMDHDVQLASGLTVHNPMRVMPNGEGSEFLFTLIRQPDMSEEQFAEDRAAVERDLKALKDLLENA
- a CDS encoding CPBP family intramembrane glutamic endopeptidase, whose translation is MPIEQRIEHREGSFDIRRLGYSYLLPAALLLLCAIPFGPTGAAAPLIWLSLCAIEAHSGWKRALGYLISALLMLVVALGILPGGARIELLPPYSDAAGNTIYASFNPGKVVIAIAVVAFMVRQRCWLKRADLPYILAAMALPFLCGLAAIGLSPKFGVAIVVAAMVNLLVVCISEEGFFRWVLQRGTEELLGRWRWIAILLVTAIFTLLHIGWAASLLALTLVGVAGFCYSLLWYLRRNFWACVLAHWGVNALHLFLLPYPLPG
- a CDS encoding ATP-binding protein — encoded protein: MKGVIFIGLQASGKSFFYLEHFYRTHIRLNLDMLKTRHREKILFNACLESKQPVVIDNTNPTRDCRRRYISGFREHRFEVVGYYFAAGLEECLRRNALREGRERIPEVGIRATRNKLQLPGYEEGFDQLYRVFLKNGEFVVEAWEDMVDK
- a CDS encoding SCO family protein, which encodes MANKPTAEQKRGILLTVAVLVLFMLAVLAGFLHKLNQPRVISDSELRANGAVKLERPRILDNFELLADSGEPFQTEDLGGRWTLVFFGFTHCPDICPTTLATLNSFYQTLDEETRADTDILLVSVDPKRDTPAQLRDYVRYFNDDFRGVTGEFLNLKRFANQLNVPFNRVSLEDGQYTIDHGSQVVLINPRGHYHGFFSAPLDPAKMKLTYRSMRATFNG
- a CDS encoding VOC family protein gives rise to the protein MSEHEKLNYVELPSRSLPDTKAFFENAFGWSFVDYGPDYTAFSNQGLDGGFFKADMNSSTENGAALLVFYSSDLEGTLEKVAKSGGKIVKPIFSFPGGRRFHFTEPCGNEFAVWSDISADQPDP